The Micromonospora sp. NBC_00421 genome contains a region encoding:
- a CDS encoding PQQ-dependent sugar dehydrogenase has translation MRKGPRHPGHLVTVALLTSACAVLASAPVTAGPPTPPAGTTATTAAAGRALADTRAPTPPTNLRSSRLTCQSVTLTWSASRDDVGVAYYDIYHDGQLVTSVAGRTLTATLTVAQGVTWGWYVNARDAAGNVSQASATLPVTPPFCQSDTQRPTTPTNLAATANGTDVTLTWTAATDNVAVTRYDVLRGGVTVGSVTGTATNPPATSFTDTGLTADTEYRYTVVARDAQGNASAASSAVTVRTGSGCTSAVCGTTVVTTERDLPWGLVQLPDGTVLYGRRDLFDVVAMNPDGSNKRSIGTVPNVAGTNGEGGVLGLAVSSSFATDRWLYIYHTTTTDNRIVRIRYEGTLQTGTVQVLLTGIPRNKYHNGGRLRFGPDGMLYAATGDGQSPDRAQDVNDLGGKVLRIRPDGTVPSDNPFGNAVWSYGHRNPQGLAFDSRGRLFEQEFGNNVMDETNIIVRGGNYGWPACEGTVGSCANPNYLAPVHTYPVADGSCSGLAIVRDVVYLACLRGNRMYRAVISGNTLTDVQQYFVGTYSRLRTVEPTLDGNLWLTTSTGGDKDSVPNNSNERILKVTLGR, from the coding sequence GTGCGAAAAGGTCCTCGTCATCCCGGCCATCTCGTCACCGTTGCCCTGCTGACCAGCGCCTGTGCCGTCCTGGCCAGCGCGCCGGTCACCGCGGGCCCGCCGACGCCGCCGGCCGGAACGACGGCCACCACGGCTGCCGCCGGCCGGGCCCTCGCCGACACCCGGGCGCCCACCCCGCCGACCAACCTGCGCAGCAGCAGGCTGACCTGCCAGTCCGTCACGCTCACCTGGTCGGCGTCCCGGGACGACGTCGGCGTGGCGTACTACGACATCTACCACGACGGCCAGCTGGTCACCTCGGTCGCCGGCAGGACGCTGACCGCCACGCTCACCGTCGCCCAGGGCGTCACCTGGGGCTGGTACGTCAACGCCCGGGACGCCGCCGGCAACGTGTCGCAGGCCAGTGCCACGCTCCCCGTCACGCCGCCGTTCTGCCAGTCCGACACCCAGCGGCCCACCACCCCGACCAACCTCGCGGCCACCGCCAACGGCACCGACGTCACGCTGACCTGGACGGCCGCCACCGACAACGTCGCGGTCACCCGGTACGACGTCCTGCGCGGTGGGGTGACGGTCGGCTCGGTCACCGGCACGGCCACCAACCCGCCGGCGACCTCGTTCACCGACACCGGGCTGACCGCCGACACCGAATACCGGTACACGGTGGTCGCCCGGGACGCGCAGGGCAACGCCTCGGCGGCGAGCAGCGCGGTGACCGTACGTACCGGGTCGGGCTGTACCAGCGCGGTCTGCGGCACCACGGTGGTCACCACCGAGCGGGACCTGCCGTGGGGGCTGGTGCAGTTGCCCGACGGCACCGTGCTCTACGGCCGGCGTGACCTGTTCGACGTGGTCGCGATGAACCCGGACGGCAGCAACAAGCGCAGCATCGGCACGGTGCCCAACGTCGCCGGCACCAACGGCGAGGGCGGGGTGCTCGGTCTGGCCGTGTCGTCGAGTTTCGCCACCGACCGGTGGCTGTACATCTACCACACCACCACGACCGACAACCGGATCGTCCGCATCCGCTACGAGGGCACCCTGCAGACCGGCACCGTGCAGGTGCTGCTGACCGGCATCCCGCGCAACAAGTACCACAACGGCGGGCGGCTGCGGTTCGGCCCGGACGGGATGCTCTACGCCGCCACCGGTGACGGGCAGAGCCCGGACCGCGCCCAGGACGTCAACGACCTGGGCGGCAAGGTGCTCCGGATCCGCCCCGACGGCACCGTGCCGTCCGACAACCCCTTCGGCAACGCGGTCTGGAGCTACGGCCACCGCAACCCGCAGGGGCTGGCGTTCGACTCCCGGGGTCGGCTCTTCGAGCAGGAGTTCGGCAACAACGTGATGGACGAGACCAACATCATCGTCCGGGGTGGCAACTACGGCTGGCCGGCCTGCGAGGGCACCGTGGGCAGCTGCGCCAACCCGAACTACCTCGCGCCCGTGCACACCTATCCGGTCGCCGACGGCTCGTGCAGCGGTCTGGCCATCGTCCGGGACGTGGTCTATCTCGCCTGCCTGCGGGGCAACCGGATGTACCGGGCCGTGATCAGCGGTAACACGCTCACCGACGTGCAGCAGTACTTCGTCGGCACGTACAGCCGGCTGCGGACCGTCGAGCCGACCCTCGACGGGAACCTGTGGCTGACCACGAGCACCGGGGGCGACAAGGACAGCGTCCCGAACAACAGCAACGAGCGGATTCTCAAGGTGACCCTCGGCAGGTAG
- a CDS encoding class I SAM-dependent methyltransferase translates to MAHDSLIELLDLDAEVLHDYFRDVIGWVGREATERPHVVDLGAGSGTASLALARQLPGATITAVDLSPEMLAHLRARADSAGLRDRIRTVEADLDQPWPDLGPVEVIWAAASMHHLADPAGALASAFGALRPGGLLVIAELDSFPRFLAGTPDEEVELRGHAEAAKRRHEAGLHMHEHWGDRMRQAGFSSVTERHFEIDLRPPLPAATVRYAQVSLSRMRHGLEGRLSAVEVDSLERIVAGLSDRADLSVRTERTVWLGRR, encoded by the coding sequence ATGGCACACGACTCCCTGATCGAGCTGCTCGACCTGGACGCAGAGGTCCTGCACGACTACTTCCGCGACGTGATCGGCTGGGTCGGCCGCGAGGCCACCGAGCGACCTCACGTCGTCGACCTCGGCGCCGGTAGCGGCACCGCCTCCCTCGCCCTCGCCCGGCAACTGCCCGGTGCGACGATCACCGCGGTCGACCTCTCCCCGGAGATGCTCGCCCACCTGCGCGCCCGGGCCGATTCCGCCGGGCTGCGCGACCGGATCCGTACCGTCGAAGCGGACCTCGACCAGCCCTGGCCCGACCTCGGACCGGTCGAGGTGATCTGGGCCGCCGCATCGATGCACCACCTGGCCGATCCGGCGGGCGCGCTCGCGTCGGCGTTCGGCGCGCTGCGGCCGGGTGGGTTGCTGGTGATCGCCGAACTGGACTCGTTCCCCCGCTTCCTGGCCGGCACGCCGGACGAGGAGGTGGAGCTGCGTGGTCACGCCGAGGCGGCGAAGCGTCGGCACGAGGCGGGTCTGCACATGCACGAACACTGGGGGGACCGGATGAGGCAGGCCGGGTTCAGCTCGGTGACCGAGCGGCACTTCGAGATCGACCTGCGCCCTCCGCTGCCCGCCGCCACCGTCCGTTACGCGCAGGTGTCGCTGAGCCGGATGCGCCACGGCTTGGAGGGGCGGCTCTCCGCCGTCGAAGTCGACAGCCTGGAGCGGATCGTCGCGGGCCTGTCGGACCGGGCCGACCTGAGCGTCCGCACCGAGCGGACGGTCTGGCTGGGCCGCCGCTGA
- a CDS encoding helix-turn-helix domain-containing protein: protein MDSDTGRGIDRRRLVTWGGARAVTTRGVAERARVRAPTIYRLFGDKDGLVEAVAETWSARADRWTRTWRAQRKAAVAGPRLPAAAPEQESPVVCTVWTDGGGVSGPAGRAS, encoded by the coding sequence ATGGATTCGGATACCGGACGTGGCATCGACCGGCGGCGGCTGGTCACCTGGGGCGGCGCCCGGGCAGTCACGACCCGGGGCGTCGCGGAGCGGGCGCGGGTCCGGGCGCCCACGATCTACCGCCTCTTCGGCGACAAGGACGGCCTGGTCGAGGCGGTCGCCGAGACGTGGTCGGCACGGGCCGACCGGTGGACACGTACCTGGCGGGCGCAAAGGAAGGCCGCGGTGGCCGGACCGCGGCTGCCGGCCGCCGCTCCGGAGCAGGAGAGCCCCGTTGTCTGTACCGTGTGGACGGACGGCGGCGGCGTCAGTGGACCTGCGGGGCGGGCGTCCTGA
- a CDS encoding helix-turn-helix domain-containing protein — protein MKQDKDLETLVRQRIRSLRVARGWSLDELAHRCLISPSTLSRIETGHRRVALDQVATIARVLGITLDRLVESDTDDDVVIRPHCDEDRGVTTWLLSRGSNQTVAKMRISREVPADLRVHPGRDWFTVLSGTIELRLGERTILVGTNEAAEFSTLVPHAFGAHDGPAEILCILDHEGERSHLGPHRPVPDPPTTASR, from the coding sequence ATGAAGCAAGACAAGGATCTGGAGACCCTGGTACGCCAGCGGATCCGCAGCCTGCGGGTGGCGCGCGGCTGGTCGCTTGACGAGCTGGCCCACCGTTGCCTGATCAGCCCCTCCACGCTCAGTCGGATCGAGACCGGGCACCGACGGGTGGCGCTGGACCAGGTGGCCACCATCGCCCGGGTGCTGGGCATCACGCTCGACCGGTTGGTCGAGTCCGACACCGACGACGACGTGGTGATCCGTCCGCACTGCGACGAGGACCGCGGCGTCACCACCTGGCTGCTCTCCCGGGGCAGCAACCAGACGGTCGCCAAGATGCGGATCAGCCGGGAGGTGCCGGCGGACCTACGGGTGCACCCGGGCCGGGACTGGTTCACCGTGCTCTCCGGCACGATCGAGCTACGTCTCGGCGAGCGGACGATCCTCGTCGGCACGAACGAGGCGGCCGAGTTCTCCACCCTGGTCCCGCACGCCTTCGGCGCACACGACGGTCCGGCCGAGATCCTCTGCATCCTCGACCACGAGGGCGAGCGCAGCCACCTCGGCCCGCACCGCCCGGTCCCGGACCCACCGACGACGGCTAGCCGGTGA
- a CDS encoding SAM-dependent methyltransferase, giving the protein MERPEWAPADVDLSRPSVARAYDYWLGGSHNFEVDREFARQALAAVPDLRLVARANREFLHRAVRFMLDEGIRQFLDIGSGIPTVGNVHEIAQQVDPDTRVVYVDIDPVAVTHSTHILADQPNAVALLEDLRHPEVILDHPETRRLLDLDQPVGLLLVSVVHAVPDHDDPYGLIRRLWTALAPGSCVAISHVTTDSRPDEMGEGARLSGRTNTPVTARTRAQVEDFFAGLDLVDPGVVWSPLWRPESPAEVGEHPERMSFYVGVGRRR; this is encoded by the coding sequence ATGGAACGGCCGGAGTGGGCGCCAGCAGATGTTGATCTCAGCCGGCCGAGCGTGGCGCGAGCCTACGACTACTGGCTCGGGGGGTCGCACAACTTCGAGGTCGACCGGGAGTTCGCCCGGCAGGCGCTGGCGGCGGTGCCGGATCTCCGCCTGGTCGCGCGGGCGAACCGTGAGTTCCTGCACCGGGCGGTGCGGTTCATGCTCGACGAGGGGATCCGGCAGTTCCTGGACATCGGGTCCGGTATTCCGACGGTGGGCAATGTGCACGAGATCGCCCAGCAGGTGGATCCAGACACCCGGGTGGTCTATGTGGACATCGATCCGGTGGCGGTGACGCACAGCACGCACATCCTCGCCGACCAGCCGAACGCGGTCGCGCTACTCGAGGACCTGCGTCATCCGGAGGTCATCCTGGACCACCCGGAGACCCGTCGGCTGCTGGATCTCGACCAGCCGGTCGGGCTGCTGCTCGTCTCGGTCGTGCACGCGGTTCCCGACCACGACGACCCGTACGGGCTGATCAGGCGGTTGTGGACGGCGCTGGCCCCGGGTAGCTGCGTGGCGATCAGCCACGTCACCACCGACAGTCGGCCGGACGAGATGGGCGAGGGCGCCCGGCTCAGTGGCCGGACGAACACGCCGGTCACCGCCCGCACCCGCGCTCAGGTGGAGGACTTCTTCGCCGGTCTCGACCTGGTGGACCCCGGTGTGGTGTGGTCACCGCTGTGGCGTCCCGAGTCACCGGCCGAGGTCGGGGAGCACCCGGAGCGGATGAGTTTCTATGTCGGAGTCGGACGCCGCAGGTGA
- a CDS encoding ABC transporter ATP-binding protein — protein MMRAVSAVETTATTNPWAIHAEGLQVRAGRHLAVDGLDLTLSTGVHGLLGPNGAGKTTLMRALATVLAPAGGRLTLLGHPVDGRSELRSVRRALGYLPQQFGYYPRFTVREFVGYLAWLKEMPKAGIPAAVQRAIDRVGLTAKADARLKTLSGGMLRRAGIAQAIVNDPRLLLLDEPTVGLDPEQRLDFRELLRDLGTDSCVLVSTHLVEDVVAACTDVVLLNEGRLVWRGTPDVLSARGDQGHAGDSPAERGYSALLRQHRAETAR, from the coding sequence ATGATGCGCGCCGTGAGTGCGGTCGAGACGACCGCCACCACCAATCCCTGGGCGATCCACGCGGAGGGCCTACAGGTACGGGCCGGACGGCATCTGGCCGTCGACGGCCTGGATCTGACCCTCTCCACGGGCGTGCACGGGTTGCTCGGCCCGAACGGTGCGGGAAAGACCACGCTGATGCGTGCCCTGGCAACCGTCCTGGCGCCGGCCGGCGGTCGGCTGACGCTGCTCGGACACCCGGTCGACGGCCGCTCCGAACTGCGATCGGTGCGCCGCGCCCTGGGCTATCTTCCGCAGCAGTTCGGCTACTACCCGCGGTTCACCGTGCGTGAGTTCGTCGGCTACCTGGCCTGGCTCAAGGAGATGCCGAAGGCGGGCATCCCGGCGGCGGTGCAGCGGGCCATCGACCGGGTCGGGCTCACCGCCAAGGCCGACGCCCGACTGAAGACCCTCTCCGGCGGCATGCTGCGCCGGGCCGGCATCGCACAGGCCATCGTCAACGACCCACGGCTCCTGCTGCTCGACGAGCCGACCGTCGGCCTCGACCCGGAACAGCGCCTCGACTTCCGCGAGCTGCTGCGTGACCTCGGCACCGACAGTTGCGTGCTGGTCTCCACCCATCTGGTCGAGGACGTGGTGGCAGCCTGCACCGACGTCGTACTGCTGAACGAGGGTCGCCTGGTGTGGCGGGGCACCCCGGACGTGCTCTCCGCCCGGGGCGACCAGGGCCACGCCGGCGACAGCCCCGCCGAGCGGGGCTACTCCGCGCTCCTTCGTCAGCACCGCGCGGAGACCGCCCGATGA
- a CDS encoding putative bifunctional diguanylate cyclase/phosphodiesterase: MSDRPDADGVDDRSGPGVEEFVTAWATALHRAHYVPISAEQRHRIVAGLADRVVAAILAAPGEPGDGQRIGADLVAAGFGAPEALGGTIAVIGSRLPGDLGIAADPTRTARLNGLLAELAAGFAAAAHDRSLRAQDTVRLAALAARTRAEEALRVSEARFRRFATHDQLTGLPNLTLFTEQLGRLSADEVPIGRVGVCCLDVDDFAAVNDVLGHQVGDLLLREIADRLDALTDRRIDLVARLDSDRFAILVRDTTCAEDTTKIADQALAALATPFRVNGTEVPLTASAGVAEGTVADGGAATLMRASEIALHWAKADGKATLRQFDQDRSNADATRYRLSAAMPAALRRGEFTAAYQPIAALRSGQLAGVEALARWRHPQLGLLTAGRFIDLAERTGLVVPLGRQLLEQACRQASRWQRIQPGLYVSVNVSVRQLHQNGLAGAVAQILDRTGLPPHLLHLEVTEQAVIDLTDPVTQTLAALMTLGVRIVIDDFGIGYANLANLRSLPLHGLKLDASLTRPSTQPTRRPGARRPGADDDFLSTVVSLGHKLGLVVTAEGIETAQQAHQLTATGCDNGQGWHFGRPVPPHQITATLVAQQHHDAVPRNTDLPAFPTRRR; the protein is encoded by the coding sequence GTGAGTGACCGGCCCGATGCCGACGGGGTCGACGACCGGAGCGGTCCGGGCGTCGAGGAGTTCGTCACGGCATGGGCCACGGCCCTGCACCGGGCCCACTACGTGCCGATCAGCGCCGAGCAGCGGCACCGCATCGTGGCCGGGCTGGCGGACCGCGTGGTCGCCGCGATCCTCGCCGCACCGGGCGAACCCGGCGACGGGCAACGGATCGGCGCCGATCTGGTGGCGGCTGGCTTCGGGGCGCCGGAGGCGCTCGGTGGGACGATCGCGGTCATCGGCTCGCGGTTGCCCGGCGACCTGGGCATCGCCGCCGACCCCACCCGTACCGCCCGGCTGAACGGCCTGCTGGCGGAACTCGCGGCGGGCTTCGCGGCGGCCGCACACGATCGCAGCCTGCGCGCCCAGGACACCGTCCGGCTGGCCGCGCTGGCCGCCCGCACCCGGGCCGAGGAGGCGCTACGGGTCAGCGAGGCCAGGTTCCGTCGCTTCGCCACCCACGACCAGTTGACCGGACTGCCGAACCTGACCCTGTTCACCGAGCAGTTGGGACGGCTGTCCGCCGACGAGGTGCCGATCGGCCGGGTCGGGGTCTGCTGCCTCGACGTCGACGACTTCGCGGCGGTCAACGACGTACTCGGGCATCAGGTGGGTGACCTGTTGCTCCGCGAGATCGCCGACCGGCTCGACGCGCTCACCGACCGGCGGATCGACCTGGTGGCGCGGCTGGACAGCGACCGGTTCGCGATCCTGGTCCGGGACACCACCTGCGCCGAGGACACCACCAAGATCGCCGATCAGGCGCTCGCCGCGCTCGCCACCCCGTTCCGCGTCAACGGCACCGAGGTGCCGTTGACGGCGAGCGCGGGAGTGGCCGAGGGCACCGTCGCCGACGGTGGCGCCGCGACCCTGATGCGCGCCAGCGAGATCGCGCTGCACTGGGCCAAGGCGGACGGGAAGGCCACCCTGCGCCAGTTCGACCAGGACCGCAGCAACGCCGACGCCACCCGGTACCGGCTGTCGGCGGCCATGCCGGCGGCGCTGCGCCGGGGCGAGTTCACCGCCGCCTACCAGCCCATCGCCGCGCTCCGGTCCGGGCAGTTGGCCGGGGTGGAAGCCCTGGCCCGCTGGCGGCATCCCCAACTCGGCCTGCTGACCGCCGGCCGGTTCATCGACCTCGCCGAACGCACCGGCCTCGTGGTGCCGCTCGGCCGCCAACTGCTGGAACAGGCGTGCCGGCAGGCCAGCCGTTGGCAACGGATCCAACCCGGCCTGTACGTGAGCGTGAACGTCTCGGTACGCCAACTCCACCAGAACGGCCTGGCCGGGGCGGTGGCACAGATCCTCGACCGGACCGGCCTGCCACCGCACCTGCTCCACCTGGAAGTCACCGAACAGGCCGTGATCGACCTGACCGACCCGGTGACACAGACCCTCGCCGCGCTGATGACACTCGGCGTCCGGATCGTCATCGACGACTTCGGCATCGGCTATGCCAACCTGGCCAACCTCCGTTCCCTCCCCCTGCACGGTCTGAAACTCGACGCCAGCCTGACCCGTCCGTCGACGCAACCGACCCGACGACCGGGGGCCCGCCGCCCCGGCGCGGATGACGACTTCCTCAGCACCGTCGTGTCGCTCGGGCACAAGCTCGGCCTCGTCGTGACCGCCGAGGGCATCGAAACCGCCCAGCAGGCCCACCAGCTGACCGCGACCGGCTGCGACAACGGGCAGGGCTGGCACTTCGGCCGTCCGGTGCCGCCCCACCAGATCACCGCCACCCTCGTCGCGCAGCAGCACCACGACGCCGTGCCCCGGAACACCGACCTGCCGGCGTTTCCGACCCGGCGGCGCTGA
- the surE gene encoding 5'/3'-nucleotidase SurE, protein MRTARHVMPIALALALALVPSLDAAAKPVAQPVGQPVHQVQPDHRRLRIMITNDDGWIGPGGASTPLIVALRDALAADGHDVTVVAPATNQSGTGTLITYPTVNLANPEPRVWTVTGTPSDAVIVGLDALFRSGPPDLVVSGINPGGNYTSVVNHSGTVGAAIAALENDVPAIAVSIDGKTVDQSLALKDRVAAYTGDVVAALARNARGGALLPEGLGLNINYPGGTAVTGTSLTRVDRNGYLRFGFTNTTGAPGQPGTYALSIGGPTGTPAPGSDWSALQAGRISISPIDADLSANPRGATRLHFLERLTP, encoded by the coding sequence TTGCGCACAGCGCGTCACGTCATGCCGATCGCCCTGGCCCTTGCCCTTGCTCTGGTCCCGTCCCTGGACGCCGCGGCCAAACCCGTCGCCCAGCCCGTCGGCCAGCCGGTTCATCAGGTCCAGCCCGACCACCGCCGGCTGCGCATCATGATCACCAACGACGACGGCTGGATCGGGCCGGGCGGAGCGAGCACCCCGCTGATCGTGGCACTGCGCGACGCCCTGGCCGCCGACGGCCACGACGTCACGGTCGTCGCCCCGGCGACCAACCAGAGCGGCACCGGCACGTTGATCACCTATCCGACGGTGAACCTCGCCAACCCCGAACCCCGGGTGTGGACCGTGACCGGCACCCCCAGCGACGCGGTGATCGTCGGTCTCGACGCCCTGTTCCGCAGCGGACCGCCCGACCTCGTCGTGTCCGGGATCAACCCCGGCGGGAACTACACCTCCGTCGTCAACCACTCCGGGACCGTCGGCGCGGCGATCGCCGCCCTGGAGAACGACGTTCCGGCCATCGCCGTCAGCATCGACGGCAAGACCGTCGACCAGTCCCTGGCGCTCAAGGACCGGGTCGCCGCGTACACCGGTGACGTGGTGGCGGCGCTGGCCCGCAACGCCCGGGGCGGTGCCCTCCTTCCCGAGGGTCTCGGTCTGAACATCAACTACCCCGGCGGCACCGCGGTCACCGGGACGAGCCTGACCCGGGTGGACCGGAACGGCTACCTCCGCTTCGGGTTCACCAACACCACGGGGGCGCCCGGCCAGCCCGGGACGTACGCGCTGTCGATCGGTGGGCCGACGGGTACGCCTGCTCCCGGCAGCGACTGGAGCGCACTCCAGGCCGGCAGGATCAGCATCAGCCCGATCGACGCCGACCTGAGCGCGAACCCGCGCGGTGCGACCCGGCTGCACTTCCTGGAGCGGCTCACCCCCTGA
- a CDS encoding SMP-30/gluconolactonase/LRE family protein: protein MVLHPAATALASLLLALPAAVPAGTAASSVPLGRTGHVNGHSSAEQAVDALAGPPGAPPGVCPTGTGYGPPLPSTSVVATKIRGGFSFLEGPVWIADRGYLLFSDMGAGTGSENVQPSTIRRFTPPATFDTFIANAGSNGLALTPDGQQLVAATHDQRSVSTYRLDNLARGVVAGNYQGRAFNSPNDVAVRSDGVVYFTDPNFQRGNRPDQMSGRTSVFRVSGGQVSLVDDALRQPNGIALSPDGSTLYVGAYGENKIYKYAVAPDGSTGPRSVFVNYVGGPDGGTIDCAGNVYWTSGGDGLVHVYSPTGTQLGTIRSGSSGTTNVAFGGSDRRTLYVTSGRTNDSGLYSVRLNVPGYPY, encoded by the coding sequence ATGGTCCTGCACCCGGCCGCCACCGCGCTGGCCAGTCTCCTCCTCGCTCTGCCCGCCGCCGTCCCGGCGGGCACCGCCGCCTCGTCCGTGCCGCTTGGCCGGACCGGTCATGTGAACGGTCACAGCAGCGCCGAACAGGCGGTCGACGCCCTGGCCGGGCCGCCCGGCGCACCGCCCGGCGTCTGCCCGACCGGCACCGGTTACGGCCCGCCGTTGCCCTCGACGTCGGTCGTGGCCACGAAGATCCGCGGCGGTTTCTCGTTCCTCGAAGGGCCCGTCTGGATCGCTGACCGGGGCTACCTGCTCTTCTCCGACATGGGCGCGGGCACCGGGTCGGAGAACGTCCAACCGTCGACGATCCGGCGCTTCACGCCGCCTGCCACGTTCGACACGTTCATCGCCAACGCGGGCAGCAACGGGCTCGCACTCACCCCCGACGGGCAGCAGCTCGTCGCCGCCACGCACGACCAGCGCAGCGTCTCGACGTACCGGCTCGACAACCTGGCCCGGGGCGTCGTCGCCGGAAACTACCAGGGCCGGGCGTTCAACTCGCCGAACGACGTGGCGGTCCGCTCGGACGGCGTCGTCTACTTCACCGACCCGAACTTCCAGCGCGGCAACCGTCCCGACCAGATGAGCGGGCGGACCAGCGTCTTCCGCGTCTCGGGCGGCCAGGTGTCGCTTGTCGACGACGCGCTGCGCCAGCCCAACGGCATCGCGCTCTCCCCGGACGGCAGCACCCTCTACGTGGGCGCCTACGGCGAGAACAAGATCTACAAGTACGCCGTCGCGCCCGACGGCAGCACCGGGCCCCGCAGCGTGTTCGTCAACTACGTCGGCGGCCCGGACGGCGGCACGATCGACTGCGCCGGAAACGTGTACTGGACCTCCGGCGGCGACGGCCTGGTGCACGTCTACTCGCCCACGGGCACCCAGCTCGGCACGATCCGGTCCGGCTCCTCGGGCACCACCAACGTGGCGTTCGGCGGGTCCGACCGGCGGACCCTCTACGTCACCTCGGGCCGCACCAACGACTCCGGTCTGTACAGCGTGCGGCTCAACGTGCCCGGTTACCCGTACTGA
- a CDS encoding SAM-dependent methyltransferase: MTSEKAAPPGVDTTRPSIARVYDYYLGGKDNFAVDRHAAEMAMQVTPDGPEAGRACRAFLRRSVRYLAAEAGIRQFLDLGSGLPTRGNVHEIAHQVDPDARVVYVDNDPMALAHGRALLADARTTTVVGADVRQPEELLAHLREHKLIDFDQPVGLLLLAILHHLHDDDDPTAVARRLIDALPSGSYLAISHFYDPGAAQPELSEKARAVEKVFNETLGTGRWRTRDEILGFFGDLELLPPGLVPLAEWHPDGEEDTRQTATYHTIVGGVARKA, encoded by the coding sequence TTGACGAGCGAGAAGGCGGCGCCGCCGGGCGTCGACACCACCCGACCCAGCATCGCCCGGGTGTACGACTACTATCTCGGCGGCAAGGACAACTTCGCGGTTGATCGACACGCCGCCGAGATGGCGATGCAGGTCACGCCGGACGGCCCCGAGGCTGGGCGGGCCTGCCGGGCCTTCCTCCGTCGATCGGTCCGTTACCTGGCCGCCGAGGCCGGCATCCGCCAGTTCCTCGACCTCGGCTCCGGGCTGCCGACCCGGGGCAACGTGCACGAGATCGCCCACCAGGTCGACCCGGACGCCCGGGTGGTCTACGTGGACAACGACCCGATGGCCCTCGCGCACGGCCGGGCCCTGCTCGCGGACGCCCGGACCACCACCGTGGTCGGGGCCGACGTCCGGCAGCCGGAGGAGTTGCTGGCGCACCTGCGCGAACACAAGCTGATCGACTTCGACCAGCCGGTCGGGCTGCTCCTCCTGGCGATCCTGCACCACCTCCACGACGACGACGATCCGACCGCCGTCGCCCGGCGGCTGATCGACGCCCTCCCCTCGGGGAGCTACCTGGCCATCTCGCACTTCTACGACCCAGGTGCGGCCCAGCCGGAGTTGTCCGAGAAGGCGCGGGCGGTGGAGAAGGTCTTCAACGAGACCCTCGGCACCGGTCGCTGGCGTACCCGTGACGAGATCCTGGGCTTCTTCGGCGACCTGGAGCTGCTGCCGCCCGGGTTGGTCCCGCTGGCCGAGTGGCACCCGGACGGCGAGGAGGACACCAGGCAGACCGCCACCTACCACACCATCGTCGGCGGGGTGGCCCGCAAAGCCTGA
- a CDS encoding RNA polymerase sigma factor, which yields MRTDLDAADEGELVRRVARGERRAFDELYRRTAPWLEVRLRRRCADPDVVAEVLQDTYLTVWRAAGSFAGTSARGGGGAPGSAVGWLWTIAAHRLVDAFRHRARKGRVPQVQLMPSTAPAAEDEVMAARIGQELEQALLVLPPGVRAALRATVLDGLSTREASVLLGIPENTVKSRVRRARIALREALS from the coding sequence GTGAGAACCGACCTGGACGCGGCCGACGAGGGTGAACTCGTGCGGCGCGTCGCCCGTGGTGAACGACGGGCGTTCGACGAGCTCTACCGGCGTACCGCGCCGTGGTTGGAGGTGCGGCTGCGTCGGCGCTGCGCCGACCCCGACGTGGTCGCCGAGGTGCTCCAGGACACCTACCTGACGGTCTGGCGGGCGGCGGGCAGCTTCGCGGGCACCTCGGCCAGGGGCGGCGGCGGGGCACCGGGAAGTGCCGTGGGCTGGCTGTGGACCATCGCCGCCCACCGTCTGGTCGATGCGTTCCGCCACCGGGCGCGGAAGGGTCGGGTGCCGCAGGTGCAGCTGATGCCGAGCACGGCCCCCGCCGCCGAGGACGAGGTGATGGCCGCCCGGATCGGCCAGGAACTGGAGCAGGCCCTGCTCGTCCTGCCGCCCGGGGTCCGGGCCGCCCTGCGGGCCACGGTCCTCGACGGGCTCTCCACCCGCGAAGCCTCGGTGCTGCTCGGCATACCGGAGAACACCGTGAAGTCCCGCGTCCGCCGTGCCCGGATCGCCCTACGGGAGGCGCTGTCATGA